AGAAAAAGAGATTTTaagcagtggcggatccaggaataTTTTTCTCTGGGTTCACTTTTTTAGATACTCCAATTTCATGTGACTGAACATAAAGAATTTCGGGTCGGTTCGATAGTTCGGATCGGGTAAGGTTCACCACATAATAAAAGTAAGATACAATGATGAAAAAAATCGtcattagaaatttaaaaacacatAATATAAAATACGATAGTCTTtacaaataaaatacaaattcaaGTTTAAAACATACATCAAAACCTGTTTATTCTCAACTCAAAAACCCAATTTCAGCAGCAATATTAACTTAAATAAAACAAACAGATGTATAAGTGTATAACAAACTGATAAATTCCGGTTTAAAAACCCCAATTCAAGTTTAACTACCAAAATTAACTACCAAATTGACAAATTCAGATGTATAACAAACTGAAACTTTCAGCACCAATATTAACTTAAAACAAACAGATGTATAAGTGTATAACAAATTGTAATCATAAATCACTGATGTAATCAAAATTCTAACCTTAATCGCCTGATTCGTATAAGAAAACAAAGTGTCGGAAGCAATCGGCGGAGGCAGAGCAGCCGAGCAGCGGAGAGGATGGACGTCGCGGCGGTAGACGACAGCAATCGGCGAGTCGACGGAGAGGTGGAGCTGCTGATGTTGTCCGACTTGTTTCACTCTGTTCGACTGTTCGTTACTTGTTTTGTGGCTTGTGCGGCGTATGTTTTGTGATATAACCCTAAATGGgtcattaaagaaaaaaaataaaagagaaaTAAAAAAAACGGAACAAAAACAAGTTGATACGGGATTCAAACTCGGGTGAGTTAGGAAGAAAAGAGCGGACATAACCAGTGGAACCAAGGCTTCTTTTGTTTATGGGTTCCCTTTATAATTTACTTATGGGTTCCTTTTCAGTTtcttatatatatttacactaaaaattaaaaaccgactgggttcccgggaacccgtACTTTCTACATAAGTCCGCCCCTGGAAGAAACAGGGATTTGGTCGCAGTTGCAGAGggggtgaagaagaagaagaggaagaagaagaagaagaaaagggagTTTAGGGCTATCGGTTTATACAAAACCTatatgttttttctttttttgaacgctgaatttttttttttttgattgacCAATGTCACACCGCTTAAACGGCGATAGTAGCTAAGATCTGTTCAGACTAGGTTTTTTTAATCGGGTTTGTGctgggttggtcagacttggtaACGACGTTCCCCCGGAAATCGTACTGCCTCCAAACGAGATGCCTCACTGAAGTAACTGCCGGATGAAAACCGGGGTGCGGCTCAGGATCGAACCCCCTCGGTGGGTTTGTTACTATCATTGCCAAATATTCACCCCAATACCTTTTAGTTTTACTTTAAACTTTAAactaagagtaaattgccaaaatcgtccctgaggtttgggcatatttttcattttcatccaaaacaacctTTTTATACTATATAGtctttttcatccaaacgtctgacTTTTTTGTCAAAATCGTCCATAAGATTTaggattttttgccattttcatccaaatgtttgatagaaaaaataaagcaaattagatgtttggatgaaaatgacaaaaactCCCAAAAGTGAAAGACTGTATTGtacaaaaagttgttttggatgaaaatgacagacatgcccaaacctcagggacgattttggcaatttactcttaaattaaattaaattaaatagttTTACTTTAAATTAAACTAGTGgggaacccgcgcgttgcagcgggatCGACATTTACGACGTTGTTTGCGCTTCATGTTAGTTTTTCCACCGTATCGATTTGTTTGGTTTGTTTGGTTATGAGTCACGTAAAAGAATTAGTAATTAACAATTTAGTATTAACACGCATAATAATAGGACTTGAATCATTTTACGTGACTAAAGGGGGTTGAATCATTACACACTTTGTTTGTTAAAATTGACCATGCTAATGTGGCTGTCACATGAATAAAAAAAAACGGCTCGAAGGGGCTTGAATCACTACGCATCGTCTCTCATTTTATGCTTGAGGCACACTTCATTAAATGTGGAGCATGTTTATGGTGAACTTACATTGCCCCCTTAGGACCTTAAGGGGTTGGATTACGACTATATCCTTCTGGCCTTTTTATTTAAGATTTCATCTTTGATGTACCTTTGGGCTATGGTGTGGGCTTAATGGGCCCATATACGAGTTTTTGGTTTGGGGCATGGGCTCAACTACCATCAAATTTATGGTATAGATTGAGTCCTATTAGTATAATTCAAGAGATTCAAAATAACTCTCCATACATTTCCACTTTAAGATAGTATATTTTATTGTATCTGGTTTATTTGATTAAACATTAGATCTGTATTGAAGGATCCACTATTTTTTTTCTATCATTACGTAATACCGATAGTCTAACAGTTGTAATTTTAGCGTTTTGTTGCTTCATAGTTTCCATTTGGGTTTTGTTCTTTCGAATGTATTTTAAATGTAAGTTCCACAAACATAATTACGATCTAAATTAGACTCTTTAAATCTATCCCGACGGGTTGAACCAGTAGGAGTGAGTAACAGGTCGTAAGCGGACCAGACCCGTCCATAACCAAAACCGTTTAATGGCTAAACCCATTACCCATAACCAAGCCGTTTTTGGGTTGGCAGATATGATTTTTAAGAGGGTCTCGTGACGGTTCTTTGCAAGAACCGAATGTAATATTATTTGTGAACTGGGCTGAAGTTTGGGCTGTGCCTATTATTAATTGGATTCATGGGCTCTTCAAAAAAAAGGCTAATATGTAATAATAATGTGTAAGAAACTAACAATGCTAAATCTTCAATGTGTAAGAAACTAACAATGCTAAATCTTCTTTTAGAAGCAATgactaaggtgctgtttgttttttcagaggtaaaacgtctgcagtctgcggaccacatctgcagacatctgcagctgaagaggtggaccaaacctctgcagtctgcaagaagaagactgtttgttttttaacttctgctAGCTGCTGAAATAAACTGAAATATAAATAAACTGATTTTATTTAACTTTAAAGAGTTTTTTTAACATTCAAACATAAGTAATAGTTATACAATACTgaaataatatttataaaaaaacaataacacTTTTTTTAAATCATTGAATCCATGCTTTGCATATGAATTTACATCAAGTTTTAACCACATACAAGTTTCAAACAAACATCAAGTTTTAACCACATACAAGTTTCAAACAAACACTAGTCGACATGTGAATTTACATCAAGTTTTAACCACATACAAGTTTCAAACAAACATCAAGTTGCAACCCGATCCGACCTATTTTCAGCTGCACTTAATTCAACCCGTTTTGATTTTTGACCGCTTACCCACCAGACCAACCAAGAGAGGACATCTAGACAGAACCTTTTTTATACTCCGTATTCATATCATCAAACTCAAGACTGAGATCTTGCAAGATCCTGCCAAGATAAAATAGTATCAAATGTTACAGGTTTGATAGATAACAAAAAccatattaataaaaaaaaaaaaaagtaggcATTCTTTGAACATAACCTCAACAATCAAGGAGAACAACAATGCTATGTAACTAGACACAGAGAACTAACATTCAGTTAACCCTAAATCAGCATCCATCTTTAAATCTAATCCCAAATTCAATAAAACATATAAACATATTCTTTTGATGTTTGAAATGGACAAAAATTTAACCAAACTTCATTTAAGATAAAATAGCAAAATAGAGATCAAACCAGAAAGTAAGTTGCATTAATCACAATCGTTATCTTACGGGTCTATACGCCTCCAAAGAGTAAGctacattaatcacaatcattATCTATTGTTTACTGTTTAGGGTTTAAACATCAAACCTACAAACAACCTGTAAAACTTACGTTTTAGATATGCATCAAACAGGTCCCCTGTGACACCTTCAATGGTGTCGTCTAATGGAAGCACGTGAATCCGTTTCCCGTACTTCACATCCGGACACAGGTGCACCGATACAACATAATCGAGCCGATCCCGGAGGTTTGTTCTAATAACCTTGTTCATTCTAATATTTGGCTCTTCACAACTTTCGTCAGCAAGCGCGATACATACCGTATCTTTCCTTTTCTTCCCCTTCAACCAAGTTTTTCAATACCTAAGCATACTGGTTTTAACCTACAAAACTACATGTGACATGAATTTACCATAATTCACCATTTAATTGCATAAAAATTTGACAAACACTAGCAGTTCATAATAAACATTCAATTCTGAAAACCTAGAAATCTCAAACCCTGCATTCAAGATACTGGTTTTCACCTATAATTAAACTACATGTCACATAATTTTACCGTAAATCACAATTCAATTGCATAAAAATTCAACAAGCCCTAACATTTCATATCCACAGACCTAATTAGCTACAAAATCAAAAGCAACATAAACTTATTATACTCAAATTAAGCTGAAATTCAGAATTAAAATCACCTGATTGGATGAGTAACATGATCTCCAACGTTCTCCGAGTAACCGCAGAGGAAGGAGGAGGAGGGGTGGTCGGCAGAGAGGGAGGAGGAGGTCGGCGGTgtgaaggaggaggaggaggaggaggaggaggggtGGCCGGTGGTGTAGAGGAGGAAGGGTGGCCGGCAGAGAGGAAGGAGGAGGTCGGCGGTGTAGAGGAGGAGGATGGGCGGCCGGTGGTGTGGAGGAAGAGGAGGGGTGGTCGGCTACGTAGGAGGAGGGGAGAAGGAACTAGGGCAGTGTTTGTTGCATCTGGGAGAAAAAAAGAGCAGAAGAGGTATGAAGAGCTTGATCCATGTCTGCATGAAAAAGAGGTCgcgcagaccttttttaatgaaaggtcttcgagaaaacaaacacactgcagactcaaacgtctgcgcgtggtctgcgtggGGCAGACATAAGAGGTCCTGAAGATCTTTtcacaaaaaacaaacaccacccaaATCTCATATCAAATATGTAAGGCTGAAAATGTTTAACTTAGTAATCATATGATAAGAACGAATAAAATTTCATACATATTCTATTAACCACTTCAAATATAATAGTAACATGACTGTAAATGCCACAAGAAATAATCTCAGAAaccaaataaagaaaaaaaaaacaatatttaaaaTATAAGAACTGCCCTAATTAACAGGTAGAATTCATATGCAATAATGCATGGACCGATTACGTACCTGTACCTGTACCTGCAACTGATTTTGATTAATGTCGATGAATCATAGAAGCTGAGAGAAGAAAGTAGGTTCTACGATAAGTTTAATGAAGAAAAGTTGATGTTGATGAGCCATAGACGTTAGACGTTGAGAGACGAAAGTAGGTTCTATGATAAGCGTAATGAAGAAAGGTTCTGTGAATCACAATGGCGGCAACGCAATAAAGAAAGGTGGAAGAGGCGAAGGTGGCTGGACCGTTTCAATTGTGTCTTCAATTTACACAGGTTGAGATGACATTGAATGGGGACAGATTTGGGAGTGCAGAGGAAAAGTTAGGGAGACAAAGCATGAGTTTGGATGAGCGTCTTAAAATTGTGAGGCAAAATTACAATTTAGTACATTGGAAATGTATTATATAGTATAGTGTTGCAGCGGGTACGTCAAGTAACTAAAAGTAATTGTCAAGTAGCTATAAAAACCATGATTGGTAAGCTATTAAACGTCTCATATGAAGGGATTATTGCCATAATAATATCTATGAACCATGTTATTTGGAATATATATACTCCATAAAATCAAAAATATAAAAACCTGTGCCACAACTGAACAATGTGCTTATCTCTATCTgatgcatttttgtcatttccacGAAGAATTGTTGATTCATATGTGTCTTTAAAATTGGAAAAAATAAGAAGAAAGTAATgccaaaaaataacaaaaaaattgtAAAAGTAGTTACATGTAAGAGACACTCTTATAAAAAAAAACTCGTATTACATCTTACCATTTCTTATCACCCAAAAGCTCTTGGACAACAGAAGTTAGACAAACCCCTCAGTTCCTAGATTAGATAAGAAAAAGATCATTAAAGAAGTCTTTATACAAACTGTTGTGTAATATAAATCAATTGGCATAAACATGTAACCACCATTGGTTAAGTGTAGAAATGACCAAGTAAGTAGATTAGTTAACTCGTCAAAAACAGGTGGCCATCTCAACCCATTGCGTTATGAATGTATTAAAAAGGTGTTAACTACTGCAATCTGTGATGTGTTTTctctcaaacgggtcaaaataaaaaaaaaaaatagttaaaagtgTTGGTTACAGGCCCCTCACCACACACTACACTCACGTATGTATGTATGAACCGGAAGAAACTTGCTACTGTATATTGATGAAAATTATGGGGTACAAAAAAAACTATAGCTACTCCCTATTTAtaataaacaaaaacaaagaaataATAGACACATGCAAAATAGAACTCCACGTTCAAAAGTCCACATGCATAAAATTCGGTCAATCACGTCCCCTTCAAACTCGTACAACTATGACCATTTCTTCATTTGAACCGTTAGCTAATGGATGACCCATTTAACTACCGAACCCGGTTCAGCTCCAACCCGTTGACACGTACCCGACCCATCAAGATTTTCCAACATTCACCCCCATAATCTTGATGTCGGTTCTTGATACACGAACCACGTAGGCCCGTCTTCCCCTTTCTCTTTCTAGCGTGAACCCTTTTCAGTCTTCGGCTCACGACTCGGTCTAATGTGAACACTTTCGGTCTTTGTTCACTCGGTCTTGCTTTCAATAAAAGCTTTCTTCGGTCTATCATGGTGCGAACCTCCGGTCACTGTCGCACCCACGGTCTCAGTCTTATGTGAACCTCTTCGGTCTCGGTCTCTGGTTCAAAATGTAAGTCTACGGTCTTTCTGCGGCAACCACCGATCTAGGTTACCTCGGTCTTGGTCACGCCATACGCGGCTTCGGTCTCAACAGTCTTTGTCTTTCTTATCTCCAGCGAGTTCTTCGGTCTTTCTTTCAAGCCGTTCGGTCTGCTACGACTTCGGGCTCTTCTCGCCGGTATATCTTTCTTACACCGGTACTTGTATTTCTGGTGACTATCTTCTTACGTGATCAACGATCATTTGCTTTCTTTCATACCGGCACAACACCGGTTTTTTTCTTTGCTGATTCCAATCAGCACTTCTTCATTCTTGCTTACGGTTGTCGGCTTTCTTTCTACATCGACACcggttctttctttctttctcgcAGCACGCCTACAACCTTCTTTCTTTATCTTCAGCCTTGCAGCCAAAAGGCTGCTACTCTTCCCGCCGCCACCGACTCTCAAAACGGCCCTCCAATCTCACCTtgcgctctgataccaattgttggttACAGGCCCCTCACCACACACTACACTCACGTATGTATGTATGAACCGGAAGAAACTTGCTACTGTATATTGATGAAAATTATGGGGTACAAAAAAAACTATAGCTACTCCCTATTTAtaataaacaaaaacaaagaaataATAGACACATGCAAAATAGAACTCCACGTTCAAAAGTCCACATGCATAAAATTCGGTCAATCACGTCCCCTTCAAACTCGTACAACTATGACCATTTCTTCATTTGAACCGTTAGCTAATGGATGACCCATTTAACTACCGAACCCGGTTCAGCTCCAACCCGTTGACACGTACCCGACCCATCAAGATTTTCCAACAAAAAGAATCGGGTGAAATGAGTTAGTTGCCTAAACTCTACTTTTTAAGCATGCAACCTATTACATATTTTACTCAATAATATAAATTTACACTGTTAAAACGCCAAGTATTGAGAAAATAAAGTGTTTGCAGGTCAACCAACTCAGCTAGTTTGAACGATTACCTTAATTGCCAAGAGAGATGGATTGGAAAATAAATTGGTTGAAACGTATAGATGAACGATTGAGTTAACCGTTGAAGTAAAGCATGAGCAGCAAGTAAAGCCTTCAAGATCTGTTCATCTTTTGGTCGCTTTACGTATTAGCCAACTACTGGCACTAACTTTAGCCAAGTCAGGTAGATGTCAAAATTGTAACCAATTTATTCCTTCTGAAAATGTAGGAAAATGCATATTTGACTTTTAAGAATCAAAATTGATGTAAATTAATAAAATTcgttacacatttactttctaTCTAAGTTTTTCAATTATACCTACTAAACCGGTTTGAAATAAAGTCCAACCCAAATTTGACCCATCATCA
This is a stretch of genomic DNA from Helianthus annuus cultivar XRQ/B chromosome 16, HanXRQr2.0-SUNRISE, whole genome shotgun sequence. It encodes these proteins:
- the LOC110918593 gene encoding leucine-rich repeat extensin-like protein 3 translates to MIFRTSYVCPTQTTRRRLSLQCVCFLEDLSLKKVCATSFSCRHGSSSSYLFCSFFLPDATNTALVPSPLLLRSRPPLLFLHTTGRPSSSSTPPTSSFLSAGHPSSSTPPATPPPPPPPPPSHRRPPPPSLPTTPPPPSSAVTRRTLEIMLLIQSGSCKISVLSLMI